The region CCTGGCGTTCACAAGACTGATCCGCTGTTGAAACCCGGCAGTAAATGGCGGCACGATGTCCCAATTGAACCCTCCTGGATTTTTGTATCGGAACGCCCTGATTTATATGGGCTGGCTGTTGTCCAAAACAGACTATACTTCAAAAGGGACGAATTTGTATGTCACGACGCCATATTTTCACCGAACGGCAGCGAGCAGCGCTGTTCGATCTGCCCACGGACGAACTGTCGCTACTGAAGTTCTACACGCTGGGCGATGATGACCTGGAAAACATTAGGCAGCGCCGCAGACCGGAAAACAGGATTGGCTTTGCCCTGCAACTTTGTGCCTTACGATATCCGGGCCGTGCACTGGCTCCTGGTGAGATGATCCCGCGTGAAGTCCTTTCCTTCGTCGGTGCTCAGCTTGGAGTTCCGGCTGATG is a window of Klebsiella sp. RHBSTW-00484 DNA encoding:
- a CDS encoding DUF4158 domain-containing protein; the protein is MSRRHIFTERQRAALFDLPTDELSLLKFYTLGDDDLENIRQRRRPENRIGFALQLCALRYPGRALAPGEMIPREVLSFVGAQLGVPAD